The DNA segment AAGGAGGGGGTTAAAAATCATTTCCCCCTTTGGAAAAGGGGAACAATTCCGAGCAAGCAAGGAATTTGTCGGAGTTGATTAAAAGCAAAGAAGTCCCATAATCGAAGTGACACGGTATTTGAAACCGGAGTAAGGGGGATTTATTTTTCAATCTTTCATCCTGAACTGCGGTTCTGAGCTAGCGTAAGAACCGGACGCCAGTGGTTGAATCAAATGATGTAACTTTTGTCTGCTCATTCGTATATCAAAACAAAATATTCAGCGTCTCGTCTTTGCCTTTCCTTGTATGAAACAAAAATACCGGAAATGCATTCAAGCAATCAGCGGGTTCGCCTTCCCCGGATTGATGTCGAGGTCCTTTATCGCTTTCTCGACCACGTCCGTCGCTATCTTCTTCTCCCACGTGAGCGACGCGAGCACTGCGAGCGTCACGTACCTCCAGTCGACCTCGAAAAAGTCCCTGAGCGCCTTCCTGCTCGCGCTCCTTCCGAAGCCGTCCGTGCCTAAAGACACGAGCGGGCGCGGGAGCCACTGCGAGATAGAATCGGGCAGAGCCATCACGTAATCGGACGCCGCGACGAAAACGCCCGGCGCGTCTTTTACGCACCGGCTTATATAAGGCACCCTTTTTATCTCCGAAGGATGGAGCATGTTCCACCGCTCGTTCTCGCATCCGTCCCTGTAGAGCTCCTTGTAGCTCGTTACGCTCCACACGTCCGCTGCGACCCCGTACTTCTCCCCGAGCACTACCTGTGCCTTCAGCACCTCGTTGAGTATCGTCCCGCTCCCGAAGAGCTGCGCATGTAGCTCCGCATCCTTGAGCCCGGACTCCCTGAATTTATACATCCCCTTCAATATCCCCTCCCTCGCGCCTTCGGGCATCGGAGGCTGTGTGTAAGGCTCGTTCATTACGGTCAGGTAATAGAATATGTTCTCCTGGTTCACGTACATCCGCCTTAAGCCTTCCTCGATGATGACGGCGATCTCGTATGCGTACGCGGGGTCGTACGCCTTGAGATTCGGCACGGGGTATGCGAGCAGGTGGCTGTGCCCGTCCTGGTGCTGGAGCCCCTCGCCCGCGAGCGTCGTCCTCCCCGATGTGCCGCCAACCATGAAGCCCTTCGCCCTCGAGTCCCCCGCCGCCCATACGAGGTCGCCCACCCTCTGGAAGCCGAACATCGAGTAGAAGATGAAAAAAGGTATCATGTTGATGCCGTGCGTGGCGTACGCCGTGCCGGCCGCTATGAACGACGACATGGAGCCCGCCTCCGTTATCCCTTCTTCCAATATCTGCCCGTCCCTCGCCTCCTTGTAGAAGAGAAGCGTCGCGGCGTCGACAGGCTCGTAGAGCTGGCCCACGTGCGAGTATATCCCGACCTGCCGGAAAAGAGACTCCATGCCGAACGTGCGGGCTTCGTCGGGCACTATCGGCACAATGTACTTCCCTACGTTCTTGTCCTTGAGGAGCTTCGACAGCATGCGGACTATAGCCATCGTCGTCGCGACGGGCCTCTCGCCCGAGCCCTTGTGGAACTCCTCGAATATCGTCGGCGAAGGCGGCTCCAGCGGCTCGCAATTGACCTCTCTCTTCGGCAGATAACCTCCAAGCTCGCGTCTCCGCTCCTGGAGATACTTTATCTCCGGGCTGTCGTCGGGCGGCCTGTAGAACGGCGCGCTTACGACCTGCTCGTCGGACAAGGGTATGCCGAACCTCGTCCTGAATTCCTTAAGCTCGTCCTCGTTCAGCTTCTTCTGCTGGTGCGTTATGTTCCTGCCTTCCCCGGCCTCTCCGAGGCCGTAGCCCTTTATCGTCTTGGCCAGTATCACCGTGGGAGCGCCCTTATGCTCGACGGCGGCTTTATAGGCGGGGTAGATCTTTTCAGGATCGTGCCCTCCCCTCCTCAGCTTCACTAGCTCCTCGTCCGTGAGGTCTTTCACCATTTCGAGTAGCCTGGGGTCCGTCCCGAAAAAGTGCTTGCGTATGTAGTCCCCCGACTCGACCGTGTATTTCTGGTATTCCCCGTCGACGACCTCGCCCATGCGCTTGACGAGCACGCCGTCCTTGTCCTTGGCCAGGAGCGGGTCCCAGTTGCTTCCCCAGATGACTTTTATCACGTTCCACCCCGCCCCCCTGAATATCGCTTCGAGCTCCTGAATTATCTTGCCGTTTCCCCTCACTGGGCCGTCAAGGCGCTGGAGGTTGCAGTTGACGACGAATATGAGGTTGTCGAGCTTCTCCCTCGCCGCAAGCGTTATAGCGCCCAACGCCTCGGGCTCGTCGCACTCGCCGTCACCTAGGAATGCCCACACCTTTGCGTCCGAGGGCTCCTTGAACCCCCTGTCTTCGAGATAACGGTTAAACCTCGCCTGATAGATGGACATGATCGGGCTCAGCCCCATCGACACGGTCGGGAACTGCCAGAACCCCGGCATGAGCCACGGGTGCGGATAGGAAGGGAGCCCCCCGCCGGGCAGGAGCTCGCGCCTGAAGTTTTGCAGGTCCTCGATGGTGAGACGGCCTTCGAGAAAGGCCCTCGCGTATATTCCGGGCGAGGCGTGCCCCTGAAAATAGACGATGTCCCCCTCCTTGTTCCCGTTCTTAGCCCTAAGAAAATGGTTGAAAGCTACTTCGTAAAGTGCTGCCGCCGAAGCATAAGTTGAAATGTGGCCGCCGATTCCTTCCTCTATTCTGTTCGCCCTCACGACCATAGCCATCGCGTTCCACCTGATGATGCTCCTGATGATCCACTCCAGCCCCTGATCCCCCGGATACGGGGGCTGCATATCGACCGGGAACGTGTTTATATAGGGCGTGTTGGCGGTAAAGTACGTCTTCACCCCCTTTTTCTGTGCGTGTATCTGGAGGATTTTCAAGAGCTTGCTTACGCGCTCGGGCCCGCCTGTCTTGAGGACGTAATCGAGAGATTCCATCCACTCCCTGTTCTCGATCTCTTCGGGACTGAGCTTCTCTTTGTCGGTGTTTTCATCCATTGGTCAGACCCGGCCGGTTGAAGTAATTATAATGAAAAGAATAATGCACGCGCGCTCGTTAAGTCAACCGTTATAAATCGCTTCCTCTCCACAGCACCTTTTCTTTTTCCTCCCCCTTTGAGGGGGGAGGATGTAGGTGGGGGTGTACCTTAAAAATAAATCGGTCATTTCTTAATGCGTCAAAAATCTTTCAGGATTAAGGAACATATTCTTCTGTAGGAGCACCATCCTGGTGCGAAATTCTCGGCTGCGATCGCGGCTGGAAGCCGCTCCTACGAATATTTACAGTCTCGGAATCTCGTATTTTCCTTTACTCACTTCCTTATCATGAAATCCCCCCAAAAAAGAATTGACGCTCATTCCAATGAATATATAATAGTCCCTGCCATGGAAAAATTTGACCTCACAGTGATCGGATCGGGACCCGGCGGATACATCGCCGCGATAAGAGCGGCGCAGCTCGGAATGAAGGTAGCAGTCGTAGAAAGGGACAGGGCCGGAGGCGTCTGCCTCAACTGGGGCTGCATACCCTCCAAGTCCATAATCAAATGCGCAGAAGTCTACCAGTATTTCAAACATTCGGGAGAGTTCGGCATTGAACATAAAGGGCTTTCTTATGACTTCTCGAAGGTCATAGACAAGAGCCGGAACGCGTCCGATACCCTCACGAAAGGCGTCGAGTTCCTGTTCAAAAAAAATAAAGCCTCGCTCTTCAAGGGCGTCGGCAAACTGATTGCGAAAAACAAGGTCGGGGTCGTGCAGGAAAAGGGACAGATAGAGATAGACAGCGGCAAGATACTCATAGCCACGGGCTCAGTCCCCATGACCCTTCCCGGCCTCGAGATCGACGGCAAGCAGATAATGACGAGCGACGAGGCTATCTTCCACAGGGAGGTCCCGGATTCTGTAGTCGTCATAGGCGGAGGATATATAGGTTGTGA comes from the Thermodesulfobacteriota bacterium genome and includes:
- the aceE gene encoding pyruvate dehydrogenase (acetyl-transferring), homodimeric type, producing the protein MDENTDKEKLSPEEIENREWMESLDYVLKTGGPERVSKLLKILQIHAQKKGVKTYFTANTPYINTFPVDMQPPYPGDQGLEWIIRSIIRWNAMAMVVRANRIEEGIGGHISTYASAAALYEVAFNHFLRAKNGNKEGDIVYFQGHASPGIYARAFLEGRLTIEDLQNFRRELLPGGGLPSYPHPWLMPGFWQFPTVSMGLSPIMSIYQARFNRYLEDRGFKEPSDAKVWAFLGDGECDEPEALGAITLAAREKLDNLIFVVNCNLQRLDGPVRGNGKIIQELEAIFRGAGWNVIKVIWGSNWDPLLAKDKDGVLVKRMGEVVDGEYQKYTVESGDYIRKHFFGTDPRLLEMVKDLTDEELVKLRRGGHDPEKIYPAYKAAVEHKGAPTVILAKTIKGYGLGEAGEGRNITHQQKKLNEDELKEFRTRFGIPLSDEQVVSAPFYRPPDDSPEIKYLQERRRELGGYLPKREVNCEPLEPPSPTIFEEFHKGSGERPVATTMAIVRMLSKLLKDKNVGKYIVPIVPDEARTFGMESLFRQVGIYSHVGQLYEPVDAATLLFYKEARDGQILEEGITEAGSMSSFIAAGTAYATHGINMIPFFIFYSMFGFQRVGDLVWAAGDSRAKGFMVGGTSGRTTLAGEGLQHQDGHSHLLAYPVPNLKAYDPAYAYEIAVIIEEGLRRMYVNQENIFYYLTVMNEPYTQPPMPEGAREGILKGMYKFRESGLKDAELHAQLFGSGTILNEVLKAQVVLGEKYGVAADVWSVTSYKELYRDGCENERWNMLHPSEIKRVPYISRCVKDAPGVFVAASDYVMALPDSISQWLPRPLVSLGTDGFGRSASRKALRDFFEVDWRYVTLAVLASLTWEKKIATDVVEKAIKDLDINPGKANPLIA